In Nocardioides sp. InS609-2, a single genomic region encodes these proteins:
- a CDS encoding diacylglycerol kinase family lipid kinase codes for MTRSFTFLVNPAAGGGAAPEAVVPVARVLRQAGATVEVTYSPGPQAMRALAIEAIERGDVVVSVGGDGMLSSLAGLVSGLGGTLGIVPAGRGNDFARMLGLPASPAQQASILLEASPRKVDLLRVGDLLVAGSVYAGVDARAAAIVDRARWVPRSLQYPLAAVRALASYRPGRYRLDVDGTGHEFSAATVVVANSAYYGKGMKIAPDAGLDDGLLDIVVIEAASRVALIRSLPSVYDGSHVARPEVTVLRGRRVELSGRARGPIPVGADGEPLGDLPGLTDPPLVVEVVPGALSVLAPTAG; via the coding sequence GTGACGCGGTCGTTCACGTTTCTCGTCAACCCCGCCGCCGGTGGCGGCGCCGCCCCGGAGGCCGTGGTGCCTGTGGCGCGGGTGCTGCGTCAGGCCGGGGCGACGGTCGAGGTGACCTACTCGCCCGGCCCGCAGGCCATGCGCGCGCTGGCCATCGAAGCCATCGAACGTGGCGACGTGGTCGTCTCGGTCGGTGGTGACGGCATGCTGTCGTCGCTCGCCGGTCTCGTCTCCGGCCTCGGCGGCACCCTGGGGATCGTGCCGGCCGGCCGCGGCAACGACTTCGCCCGGATGCTCGGGCTGCCCGCATCTCCGGCCCAGCAGGCATCGATCCTGCTCGAGGCGTCGCCACGCAAGGTCGACCTGCTGCGCGTCGGCGACCTGCTGGTGGCCGGCTCGGTCTACGCCGGGGTCGACGCCCGCGCGGCCGCCATCGTCGACCGCGCCCGGTGGGTGCCGAGGTCGCTGCAGTACCCGCTCGCTGCGGTGCGCGCGCTCGCTTCGTACAGGCCGGGGCGCTATCGCCTCGACGTCGACGGAACCGGGCACGAGTTCTCCGCGGCGACCGTGGTGGTGGCCAACTCGGCCTACTACGGCAAGGGCATGAAGATCGCGCCCGATGCCGGCCTCGACGACGGGCTCCTCGACATCGTCGTCATCGAAGCGGCATCCCGGGTCGCCCTGATCCGGTCGCTCCCGAGCGTGTACGACGGCTCGCACGTCGCCCGTCCCGAGGTGACCGTGCTGCGTGGCCGGCGGGTCGAGCTGTCCGGCCGTGCTCGGGGCCCCATCCCGGTCGGTGCCGATGGTGAGCCCTTGGGTGACCTGCCTGGGCTGACTGACCCGCCCCTCGTCGTCGAGGTGGTGCCGGGAGCATTGTCCGTCCTCGCTCCCACCGCTGGTTGA
- a CDS encoding FAD-binding oxidoreductase, with product MTHVDNREMHTSRWGDPASATALPEAARGLIELAFGLTETPAVETSVLPEGRFPSEALSELRAFIGDEHVLTDDDSRRRRTRGKSTPDLLKARAGDWSDAPDVVVRPASHDDVQRVLDLAVAHRLAVVPFGGGTAVTGGLVARRDGLAGVISLDLVRMKALRDVDTVSMTATLEPGLRGPEAEALLAEHGLTLGHYPQSFEYASIGGFAATRSSGQSSAGYGRFDALVMALTAATPSGRLDLGTAPANAAGPDLRQLLLGSEGAFGVITSVTVRVRALPEVTAYDGWRWPSFEAGATAMRTLAQSGLVPTVIRLSDESETALNLARPESIGDSNDGGCLMITGFEGTPAAVDLRRVAVTAVLTNLGGTPLGEEPGAAWVHGRFHAPYLRDSLLDVGVLVETLETATFWSNLDRVYADVKAALTGALGDGAIVLCHISHIYETGASLYFTVAAKQADDPLAQWQVAKTAASDAMIDAGATITHHHAVGIDHKPWLEREIGPVGVQVLRAVKASLDPAGVLNPGVLIP from the coding sequence ATGACCCATGTCGACAACCGCGAGATGCACACCAGCCGCTGGGGCGATCCCGCCTCGGCCACCGCGCTGCCCGAGGCCGCCCGCGGCCTGATCGAGCTGGCCTTCGGCCTGACCGAGACCCCGGCGGTTGAGACGTCCGTGCTGCCCGAGGGGCGGTTCCCATCGGAGGCACTCTCCGAGCTGCGCGCCTTCATCGGCGACGAGCATGTGCTGACCGACGACGACAGCCGACGCCGTCGTACTCGCGGCAAGTCGACGCCCGACCTCCTCAAGGCCCGTGCGGGCGACTGGAGCGACGCGCCCGACGTGGTGGTGCGACCGGCCAGCCACGACGACGTGCAGCGGGTCCTCGACCTGGCCGTCGCCCACCGACTCGCGGTGGTGCCGTTCGGCGGCGGCACCGCGGTCACCGGCGGGCTCGTCGCCCGGCGCGACGGCCTGGCCGGCGTCATCTCGCTCGACCTGGTGCGGATGAAGGCGCTCCGCGACGTCGACACCGTCTCGATGACCGCCACCCTCGAGCCCGGCCTGCGCGGACCCGAGGCCGAGGCGCTGCTCGCCGAGCACGGGCTGACGCTCGGCCACTACCCGCAGTCGTTCGAGTACGCCTCCATCGGCGGCTTCGCCGCCACCCGCTCGTCGGGCCAGTCGTCGGCCGGCTACGGCCGCTTCGACGCCCTCGTCATGGCACTCACCGCGGCCACGCCGTCGGGCCGTCTCGACCTCGGCACCGCGCCCGCCAACGCGGCCGGCCCCGACCTGCGACAGCTGCTGCTCGGCTCCGAGGGCGCGTTCGGCGTGATCACGTCGGTGACCGTGCGGGTGCGGGCGCTGCCCGAGGTGACGGCGTACGACGGGTGGCGCTGGCCGTCGTTCGAGGCCGGCGCGACCGCCATGCGCACCCTGGCCCAGTCGGGGCTGGTGCCGACCGTGATCCGGCTGTCCGACGAGTCGGAGACCGCGCTGAACCTGGCCCGGCCGGAGTCGATCGGCGACTCCAATGACGGTGGCTGCCTGATGATCACTGGCTTCGAGGGCACCCCGGCCGCCGTCGACCTGCGACGTGTCGCCGTGACCGCCGTCCTCACCAACCTCGGAGGCACCCCGCTCGGCGAGGAGCCGGGGGCGGCATGGGTGCACGGCCGCTTCCACGCGCCGTACCTCCGCGACTCGCTGCTCGACGTCGGCGTGCTCGTCGAGACGCTCGAGACGGCCACGTTCTGGTCCAACCTCGACCGGGTGTACGCCGACGTGAAGGCCGCGCTCACCGGCGCTCTGGGTGACGGGGCGATCGTGCTCTGCCACATCTCGCACATCTACGAGACGGGGGCGTCGCTGTACTTCACCGTGGCCGCCAAGCAGGCCGACGACCCGCTCGCGCAGTGGCAGGTGGCCAAGACCGCGGCCAGCGACGCGATGATCGACGCCGGCGCCACGATCACCCACCACCATGCCGTCGGCATCGACCACAAGCCGTGGCTGGAGCGAGAGATCGGGCCGGTCGGCGTGCAGGTGCTGCGCGCGGTCAAGGCGTCGCTCGACCCGGCCGGCGTGCTCAACCCGGGGGTGCTGATCCCGTGA